One segment of Macrotis lagotis isolate mMagLag1 chromosome 1, bilby.v1.9.chrom.fasta, whole genome shotgun sequence DNA contains the following:
- the LOC141489460 gene encoding olfactory receptor 52D1-like — translation MPATNKTNVHPTSFFLLGIPGLEAAHIWISIPFGLVYMMAVLGNSALLFIIKSDHSLHEPMYLFLSMLSVADLILTTTTLPKILSLFWFNDREINFEACLTQMYFIHSLSTMESGFILAMAFDRYVAICNPLRHSTILTHTVIGSLGLAIVFRGVILLSPHPFLLRWLPYCRTTIISHTYCEFMALIKLVCVSTRTQRTYSLIIAFLTGGVDFILIMYSYALILRVVFNLPSNDARLKTLGTCGSHVWVILVFYTPAFFSFLTHRFGHHIAPHVHIFVANIYLLIPPMVNPIIYGIKTKRIRERFLKVFVVKIV, via the coding sequence ATGCCAGCTACCAATAAAACTAATGTACATCCCACTAGCTTCTTCCTTCTTGGCATTCCAGGTCTGGAAGCTGCCCACATTTGGATCTCCATCCCTTTCGGCCTGGTGTATATGATGGCTGTTCTGGGGAATAGTGCTCTTCTATTCATCATCAAATCTGACCATAGCTTACATGAGCCTATGTATCTCTTCCTCTCCATGCTTTCAGTGGCAGACTTGATTCTCACCACCACCACACTGCCCAAGATCCTCAGCCTCTTCTGGTTCAATGATAGGGAAATAAATTTTGAAGCTTGTCTTACAcaaatgtattttattcattcactGTCTACCATGGAGTCTGGATTCATCTTGGCAATGGCTTTTGATCGCTATGTGGCTATCTGCAACCCCCTTAGACATTCAACTATTCTGACTCACACAGTTATTGGAAGCTTAGGACTGGCCATTGTTTTCCGTGGGGTAATATTGCTCAGTCCGCATCCATTTCTACTGCGATGGCTTCCCTATTGCAGGACAACTATTATCTCACACACATACTGTGAGTTCATGGCCCTGATCAAGCTTGTCTGTGTTTCAACCAGAACTCAAAGAACCTATAGCTTAATCATTGCCTTCCTTACAGGTGGTGTGGACTTTATATTGATTATGTATTCTTATGCCCTCATTCTGCGTGTTGTATTTAACCTGCCCTCTAATGATGCTAGGCTTAAGACTTTAGGCACATGTGGTTCCCATGTGTGGGTAATTTTGGTTTTTTACACACCtgccttcttctccttccttacACATAGGTTTGGGCACCACATTGCTCCCCATGTTCATATTTTTGTGGCCAATATCTACCTTCTTATCCCTCCTATGGTGAATCCCATCATTTATGGAATTAAAACTAAACGAATCCGAGAGAGATTCCTCAAAGTATTTGTAGTGAAAATTGTCTAA